One genomic window of Desmospora activa DSM 45169 includes the following:
- a CDS encoding carbohydrate ABC transporter permease, with protein sequence MMARPGRIVIYLLLMLAALFFLIPLYVMVATSLKGLEEATLNRMWEWPATMQWESYSTAWERLAPHLLNSLYLATAATLLSALLGSLNGYIFSKWRFRGADTLFTLILFGMFIPYQSILIPLIQFLQTINLYNSLPGLILVHVVYGIPITTLIFRNYYAGIPDEILEAAQVDGAGFGGIYCRILLPLSLPGFVVVGIWQFTQVWNEFLFAVTLTTSSQHPVMVALQNLSGSQIVQWNIQMAGALLAALPTLIVYLLLGRYFIRGLLAGSLKG encoded by the coding sequence ATGATGGCGCGTCCTGGTCGCATCGTGATTTATCTGTTATTGATGTTGGCTGCTCTCTTTTTCCTCATTCCGCTCTATGTGATGGTGGCTACCAGTTTGAAGGGGTTGGAGGAAGCGACACTCAATCGTATGTGGGAATGGCCCGCTACAATGCAATGGGAAAGCTACAGCACTGCGTGGGAACGATTGGCGCCCCATCTCCTCAACAGCTTGTACCTGGCGACAGCTGCCACCCTCCTATCGGCGCTGTTGGGCTCCCTTAACGGCTACATCTTTTCCAAATGGCGGTTTCGTGGAGCGGACACGTTGTTTACCTTGATTCTGTTTGGCATGTTTATTCCTTATCAAAGCATTCTCATCCCGTTGATTCAGTTTTTGCAAACAATCAATCTATACAACAGCCTCCCGGGCTTGATACTGGTTCACGTGGTATACGGGATTCCGATTACCACCTTGATCTTTCGCAATTATTACGCCGGCATTCCCGATGAGATCTTGGAAGCGGCCCAAGTGGATGGAGCCGGTTTTGGCGGTATTTATTGTCGTATTTTGCTGCCGTTGTCTTTGCCGGGATTTGTGGTGGTAGGCATCTGGCAATTTACCCAGGTGTGGAACGAGTTTTTGTTTGCCGTCACCTTAACCACCTCCTCCCAGCACCCGGTGATGGTCGCCTTGCAAAATTTATCCGGCAGCCAAATCGTTCAGTGGAATATCCAGATGGCGGGGGCTTTGTTGGCAGCCTTGCCTACTTTAATTGTCTATCTGCTGTTGGGGCGGTATTTTATTCGCGGGTTGTTGGCTGGTTCGCTCAAAGGATAG
- a CDS encoding glycerol-3-phosphate dehydrogenase/oxidase encodes MNFSAFDRQGLLDEMAWETLDLLVIGGGITGAGIAWDAACRGLTVGLVEKGDFGEGTSSRSTKLIHGGLRYLKQLEINLVREVGRERALLYERAPHLVIPAPMLLPLYQGGTYGKLASSVGLWVYDRLAGVKKEERRRMLSRQETMEREPLLTEKGLQGAGLYVEYRTDDARLTLEVMKTAFTYGAKAVNYAEAVSFLYEDGRVVGAKVRDRVSGETRDILAREVVNATGPWADELRKKDGSLQGKRLHLTKGVHLVVPYERFPLRQPVYFDIPDGRMVFAIPRGRVTYVGTTDTDYDGSIDEPTMTVNDRDYLLQGVNDVFPTVDLKVEDVESGWAGLRPLIHEEGKSPSELSRKDEIFQSPSGLITIAGGKLTGFRKMAERVVDLVSERLRDADGDMIRPCRTDQVELISGGSLGGEGFLHFRDEWKRRLTEVGMEAQSAEALIHRYGLQIENVWERANRQMNRLIQAEVDFAIEEEMAVYPSDVLIRRSGSLYFDRNHFQTIAPDVVKQMSERLGWDEEQKQQELKELANEQTLTHPSI; translated from the coding sequence ATGAATTTTTCAGCTTTCGATCGTCAAGGGTTATTGGATGAAATGGCATGGGAAACATTGGATTTGCTGGTGATAGGGGGAGGGATCACTGGTGCCGGAATCGCCTGGGACGCGGCCTGTCGTGGTCTTACCGTCGGGTTGGTGGAAAAAGGGGATTTTGGCGAAGGCACCAGCAGTCGCTCCACCAAATTGATTCACGGTGGATTGCGCTATTTAAAGCAACTGGAAATCAATCTGGTAAGAGAAGTGGGACGGGAGCGGGCGTTGCTGTATGAACGGGCCCCTCATCTCGTGATCCCTGCGCCGATGTTGTTACCGCTCTATCAAGGGGGAACTTACGGGAAGTTGGCTTCCTCTGTCGGTTTATGGGTATATGACCGCTTGGCTGGGGTGAAAAAGGAAGAACGGCGCCGTATGCTTTCCCGACAGGAAACGATGGAGCGGGAACCGTTATTGACAGAGAAAGGGCTGCAAGGCGCTGGTCTCTATGTGGAGTATCGAACCGATGATGCGCGTCTCACCCTGGAAGTGATGAAAACCGCTTTCACCTATGGTGCCAAAGCAGTGAACTACGCGGAAGCCGTCTCTTTTCTTTATGAGGACGGTCGGGTGGTCGGTGCAAAAGTACGGGATCGAGTCAGTGGGGAAACCCGTGATATCTTAGCACGGGAAGTGGTGAATGCTACCGGACCTTGGGCGGATGAGTTGCGGAAAAAAGACGGTTCGCTGCAAGGGAAACGTCTCCATCTGACAAAAGGTGTCCATTTAGTGGTTCCGTATGAGCGCTTTCCATTACGCCAACCGGTTTATTTCGATATACCGGACGGTCGCATGGTGTTTGCCATTCCCCGTGGACGGGTTACTTATGTAGGGACGACGGATACGGATTATGATGGATCGATTGATGAACCGACAATGACGGTGAACGATCGGGACTATCTGTTACAGGGAGTCAATGATGTATTCCCCACAGTGGACTTAAAAGTGGAAGATGTGGAATCCGGCTGGGCTGGGCTGCGACCGCTTATCCATGAAGAGGGAAAAAGCCCTTCCGAACTATCGCGTAAGGATGAGATATTTCAGTCTCCATCCGGCTTAATTACCATCGCCGGGGGGAAACTGACCGGCTTTCGTAAGATGGCGGAACGGGTGGTGGACTTAGTGAGTGAGCGCTTACGGGATGCCGATGGGGATATGATTAGACCCTGCCGCACGGATCAGGTAGAGCTGATTAGTGGCGGGAGCTTGGGTGGTGAAGGCTTTCTTCACTTTCGCGATGAGTGGAAAAGGCGTTTAACTGAGGTTGGTATGGAGGCGCAATCAGCAGAAGCGTTGATCCATCGTTACGGCCTCCAGATCGAAAACGTATGGGAACGGGCGAATCGCCAGATGAACAGGTTGATTCAGGCTGAGGTCGATTTTGCGATTGAAGAAGAAATGGCAGTATATCCAAGCGATGTGTTGATTCGACGTTCAGGGAGTCTCTACTTTGATCGCAACCACTTTCAAACGATTGCTCCCGATGTAGTAAAACAAATGTCTGAACGGTTGGGATGGGATGAGGAGCAGAAACAACAGGAGTTGAAAGAATTAGCAAACGAACAAACCCTTACCCACCCGTCAATATAA
- a CDS encoding ABC transporter substrate-binding protein — MGRKRVFAFLTAVLLVLTACGGGTEGQSGNEVEIFSWWTGAGEEAGLNALIQLFEEENSDIRVNNAAVAGGAGTNAKATLATRMQGNDPPDTFQVHGGSELNDSWVAADKMEPLTELYQQEEWNDKFPQELIDLVSHEGEIYSVPVNIHRGNVLWYSPSIFKENGLEPPRTFAEFFEVADQLKKKGIVPLALGDKESWAATHLLETVLLGKLGPDDYNKLWTGEIPFDDPKVIDALETFKKMLQYTNKDHAARNWQDAAQMVASGDAAMNVMGDWAKGYFTADLKLEPKKDFDWIETPESEGSFMVITDTFGLPKGSKNPEGTKKFLQVLGSVEGQDTFNPLKGSIPARLDADREKYDVYGQETMDDFKESALTPSLAHGSAAPEGFVTETNQAVNSFVTQGKVDATVQLLQQKLEAALK; from the coding sequence ATGGGCAGAAAGCGGGTATTTGCCTTTTTGACCGCCGTATTACTTGTGTTGACGGCCTGTGGCGGGGGAACAGAGGGACAGAGTGGAAATGAAGTAGAGATTTTTAGTTGGTGGACAGGAGCAGGAGAAGAAGCGGGGTTAAATGCGCTGATTCAGCTATTTGAAGAGGAAAATTCCGATATTCGCGTCAACAATGCAGCTGTGGCCGGAGGGGCGGGTACCAATGCCAAAGCGACTCTGGCTACCCGAATGCAAGGAAATGACCCACCGGATACTTTTCAGGTTCACGGCGGATCCGAGTTAAATGACAGTTGGGTGGCGGCGGATAAGATGGAACCGTTGACTGAGCTTTATCAGCAGGAGGAATGGAATGATAAATTCCCACAGGAGCTGATCGATCTCGTCAGTCACGAGGGTGAGATCTACAGTGTGCCGGTCAATATCCACCGTGGAAATGTTTTGTGGTATAGCCCCTCCATCTTTAAAGAGAATGGCCTTGAGCCACCGCGTACCTTTGCTGAATTTTTTGAGGTGGCGGATCAATTGAAAAAAAAGGGGATTGTGCCATTGGCTTTGGGTGATAAGGAATCCTGGGCCGCCACCCATCTATTGGAAACCGTGCTGTTGGGGAAGTTGGGACCGGATGATTACAACAAGTTATGGACAGGAGAGATTCCTTTTGATGATCCGAAGGTGATTGATGCTTTGGAGACATTTAAAAAAATGTTGCAGTACACCAATAAGGATCATGCTGCTCGTAACTGGCAGGATGCCGCACAGATGGTTGCATCGGGAGACGCGGCGATGAATGTGATGGGGGATTGGGCAAAAGGGTATTTTACCGCAGATCTGAAGCTAGAACCAAAGAAGGATTTCGACTGGATTGAGACGCCAGAGAGCGAAGGCAGCTTTATGGTGATTACTGATACCTTCGGACTGCCAAAAGGGAGCAAAAATCCGGAGGGAACAAAAAAATTCCTGCAAGTACTGGGATCGGTGGAAGGACAGGATACCTTTAATCCATTGAAAGGTTCCATCCCCGCCCGCTTGGATGCCGATCGGGAGAAATATGATGTTTATGGGCAGGAGACGATGGACGACTTTAAAGAGAGTGCACTCACCCCTAGTTTGGCGCATGGTTCTGCCGCTCCGGAAGGGTTTGTAACAGAAACCAACCAAGCGGTAAACAGCTTTGTCACCCAAGGAAAGGTGGATGCGACTGTGCAGTTATTGCAGCAGAAACTGGAGGCCGCTCTTAAGTGA
- a CDS encoding YicC/YloC family endoribonuclease, with protein sequence MKPTIQSMTGYGQGDCEVTGVQFHTEIRSVNHRFLEMTIRMPAGWGVMEEEVKSVLRRHLKRGKVNVVLTVEGEPASRRELDVDWELADHLMQAARLLQERYGFTHSITLADLLHHPHVLQMAEARVQPEEFRQPLLEMVESAVQSLLTMRKKEGESLADDLLIRLENLEQLTQAMKERVPYVVTHYRERLQERLSEFLDTAVLDQDRILAEAAVFAERADIAEELTRLNSHLSQFRESIHRRDAVGRRLDFLIQEMNREVNTIGSKAHDAQIGSLVVECKSELEKMREQVQNIE encoded by the coding sequence ATGAAACCAACCATTCAAAGTATGACAGGATATGGTCAAGGCGACTGCGAAGTGACAGGAGTGCAGTTCCATACGGAGATTCGTTCGGTCAACCACCGTTTTTTGGAGATGACGATCCGTATGCCGGCCGGTTGGGGAGTGATGGAAGAGGAAGTGAAATCGGTTCTCCGTCGTCATCTGAAGCGGGGCAAGGTGAATGTTGTGCTGACGGTGGAAGGCGAACCGGCTTCACGACGAGAGTTGGATGTGGATTGGGAGTTGGCGGATCATTTGATGCAGGCAGCGCGATTGCTGCAGGAGCGCTACGGCTTTACACATTCCATCACCTTGGCAGATCTGTTGCATCATCCCCATGTATTGCAGATGGCGGAAGCGCGTGTGCAGCCAGAAGAGTTCCGTCAGCCGCTGTTGGAAATGGTGGAATCAGCAGTGCAATCCTTACTTACGATGCGTAAAAAAGAAGGAGAATCCCTAGCGGACGACCTGCTTATCCGCCTCGAGAACCTGGAACAACTGACGCAGGCGATGAAAGAACGCGTTCCCTATGTGGTGACACACTACCGAGAACGATTGCAAGAACGGCTATCGGAGTTTCTCGATACCGCTGTTTTGGATCAGGATCGGATTTTGGCAGAAGCGGCCGTCTTTGCCGAGCGGGCGGATATCGCCGAAGAATTGACACGCCTAAACAGTCACCTCAGCCAATTCCGGGAATCGATCCATCGACGAGATGCAGTGGGGCGCCGGTTGGATTTTCTGATACAGGAGATGAATCGGGAAGTAAACACAATCGGATCAAAAGCGCACGATGCCCAAATCGGAAGTCTCGTGGTGGAATGCAAGAGTGAACTGGAAAAAATGAGGGAACAAGTGCAAAACATCGAGTAG
- a CDS encoding MIP/aquaporin family protein gives MQKQLWGECVSEYLGTFILIFVGCGTVAGLVLNDVALGQWELSLIWGLAVTMAIYVTGAVSGTHINPAVTITMAVFRGFPWGKVAPYITAQMAGAFSGAAVVYGLYNKAFIHYESAESLVRGSAESVATAGIFSTYPAPFLTNVDAFFVEFAITALLLIVILAVVDERNPLFVPLKNVGPFIIGLTVAMIGGSFGNLTGFALNPARDFGPKLFAWIAGWDAVALPAPDSYVWVPLIAPILGGLFGALVYDFGVRRYLQKSEQEDASQEKSHSPAS, from the coding sequence GTGCAGAAGCAGCTATGGGGAGAATGTGTGTCTGAATATCTGGGTACCTTTATCCTGATTTTCGTCGGATGTGGTACAGTAGCTGGATTGGTTCTCAACGATGTAGCGTTGGGTCAGTGGGAACTGTCCCTGATCTGGGGCTTGGCGGTGACGATGGCGATTTATGTGACTGGGGCGGTCAGCGGTACACATATCAATCCTGCAGTCACCATTACAATGGCTGTATTTCGGGGCTTTCCCTGGGGAAAGGTAGCCCCCTACATCACAGCGCAGATGGCCGGGGCCTTTAGCGGTGCTGCCGTGGTGTACGGGCTTTACAACAAAGCGTTTATCCATTATGAGAGCGCGGAAAGCCTGGTGCGGGGATCAGCAGAAAGCGTTGCCACTGCGGGCATATTCTCCACCTACCCAGCACCGTTCTTAACGAATGTGGATGCTTTTTTTGTGGAGTTTGCCATTACCGCTCTGTTGTTGATCGTGATTTTGGCTGTGGTGGATGAGCGCAATCCGCTGTTTGTGCCGTTAAAAAATGTAGGCCCGTTTATCATCGGCTTAACTGTTGCCATGATTGGCGGTTCCTTCGGCAATCTGACAGGCTTTGCCCTTAATCCAGCCCGCGATTTTGGACCGAAACTGTTTGCATGGATAGCCGGATGGGACGCAGTTGCATTACCTGCCCCGGATTCCTATGTTTGGGTGCCGCTGATTGCTCCCATTTTAGGCGGATTGTTTGGAGCGTTGGTGTATGATTTTGGTGTACGGCGCTATCTGCAAAAGTCGGAACAGGAAGATGCGAGCCAAGAGAAATCTCATTCTCCCGCTTCTTGA
- the remA gene encoding extracellular matrix/biofilm regulator RemA, which produces MSIKLINIGFGNIVSANRIISIVSPDSAPIKRIITEARDRGVLIDATYGRRTRAVIITDSDHVILSAVQPETVAQRLANKDSSEEMVD; this is translated from the coding sequence TTGAGTATCAAGTTGATCAATATCGGCTTTGGCAACATCGTATCCGCCAACCGAATCATCTCCATCGTCAGCCCGGATTCGGCACCGATCAAACGGATTATCACCGAAGCCAGAGATCGGGGAGTTTTAATCGACGCCACTTATGGACGTCGGACCCGTGCTGTGATCATTACTGACAGTGATCATGTGATTTTGTCCGCCGTGCAGCCGGAGACCGTTGCTCAGCGCTTGGCCAACAAAGATTCTTCGGAAGAGATGGTGGATTAA
- a CDS encoding carbohydrate ABC transporter permease translates to MQDSTRTEKSKLSARSLDDRWKAFLFLLPTLVAVAVFVYGFIGWTGYVSLTGWNSLVPDFSWVGLQNYVALFQDFRFQSDLRNTVVFTLLFIVACLSIGLALAVLLDQRIRGETFFRNLFIFPMALSFIVTGVVWQWIFNPSTGINLWLDRLGWTDLPVWYVDTRIIPGWEWGAIQVGIPIALIAVVVAAVWQLSGFTMAMYLAGLRGIPDTLREAARVDGAGEWQIWRRVILPQLHPITWSVVIILGHISLKIFDLVVAMTGPGANFVTDVPGVFMFETTFRGNHYAQGASIAVIMLVLVSILIVPYLVSQMRREERG, encoded by the coding sequence ATGCAAGATTCCACACGAACAGAGAAGAGTAAGCTTAGCGCCCGCTCGCTGGACGACAGATGGAAGGCCTTTTTGTTTCTGCTACCCACTTTAGTGGCAGTGGCGGTATTTGTATATGGGTTTATCGGTTGGACCGGTTATGTCTCATTGACTGGTTGGAATTCGTTGGTTCCTGATTTTAGTTGGGTTGGTCTGCAAAATTATGTCGCATTGTTTCAAGATTTTCGCTTTCAATCGGATTTGCGCAACACAGTGGTATTTACATTGTTGTTTATTGTCGCTTGCCTTAGTATTGGCTTAGCTTTGGCTGTTCTCCTGGATCAACGGATTCGGGGCGAAACCTTTTTCCGCAACCTGTTCATTTTTCCGATGGCGCTCTCTTTTATCGTTACCGGAGTGGTGTGGCAGTGGATTTTTAATCCCTCCACCGGTATCAATCTGTGGCTGGATCGCCTCGGATGGACGGATCTCCCGGTTTGGTATGTAGACACCCGCATTATTCCGGGGTGGGAATGGGGGGCGATTCAGGTCGGGATTCCCATCGCTTTGATTGCGGTGGTGGTGGCGGCGGTATGGCAGCTCTCCGGCTTTACCATGGCCATGTATCTGGCGGGTTTGCGGGGGATTCCGGATACGTTGCGCGAGGCCGCCCGTGTGGATGGGGCGGGGGAGTGGCAGATCTGGCGCCGTGTGATTCTGCCGCAGCTTCATCCCATTACCTGGAGTGTGGTTATTATTTTGGGGCATATCTCCCTCAAAATTTTTGATCTGGTGGTAGCGATGACGGGACCCGGTGCCAATTTTGTCACGGATGTTCCCGGTGTGTTTATGTTTGAGACCACCTTTCGCGGAAACCATTATGCCCAAGGGGCATCGATTGCGGTTATTATGCTGGTGTTGGTCAGCATCCTGATCGTCCCCTATCTGGTCAGCCAGATGAGAAGGGAGGAGAGAGGATGA
- a CDS encoding ROK family transcriptional regulator encodes MKSINKSTILNIIRFHGPISRVEIAKMTKLTPPTVTNIVGELIESGIVLEQKRGESTGGRKPILLTINQSAFQVIGVYVSAHRVRGAVCNLNGRVVEESERPIPPNPTAEQFLQTVQEVIQRLATGIQQRQIPLLGIGVGMHGLVDPDQGISLFAPNLALSDIPLRAVLEERFDVPVTVENDVRAMALAESWFGQGRSLADFICVHVGSGIGAGIFSAGSLVHGPSFTAGEVGHTMIDAAGPRCSCGNTGCLEAFASGPAMERRAQEKLRHGSHSLLREQLQGEWEKLSGSDLTVAAQAGDDFAQKILADTGRYLGIGLANLVNLLNPRRIILNGGVFAAGDYVLDSLKKTVHERSLTLPAADVTIVVSDLGKRAGTIGASTLVLKKMFQPQ; translated from the coding sequence ATGAAATCCATCAATAAATCGACGATATTAAATATCATTCGCTTCCATGGCCCGATATCAAGGGTGGAGATCGCCAAGATGACTAAACTGACACCTCCCACGGTAACCAATATCGTTGGCGAATTGATAGAGTCTGGGATTGTGTTGGAGCAGAAGCGGGGCGAATCGACGGGTGGCCGTAAGCCGATCCTACTCACCATCAATCAATCCGCGTTTCAGGTGATTGGCGTCTATGTAAGTGCCCACCGGGTGCGGGGTGCGGTGTGTAATCTAAATGGGCGAGTGGTGGAGGAGTCAGAGCGCCCGATTCCGCCCAATCCTACGGCGGAACAATTCCTACAGACGGTACAGGAAGTGATCCAGCGGTTGGCGACAGGGATTCAACAGCGCCAAATTCCGCTGCTGGGAATTGGGGTGGGGATGCATGGTTTAGTGGATCCCGATCAAGGTATTTCTCTGTTTGCACCAAATCTCGCTTTAAGCGATATTCCATTGCGGGCCGTTTTAGAGGAACGTTTCGATGTGCCTGTCACGGTGGAAAACGATGTCCGTGCTATGGCTTTGGCTGAAAGTTGGTTTGGGCAGGGGAGAAGCTTAGCGGACTTTATCTGTGTTCATGTGGGCAGCGGAATCGGAGCGGGTATTTTTTCAGCCGGCTCCTTGGTACACGGCCCCTCATTTACAGCGGGTGAGGTGGGTCACACCATGATCGACGCTGCCGGTCCCCGTTGTAGTTGTGGAAATACCGGCTGCCTGGAGGCGTTTGCCTCGGGTCCGGCGATGGAAAGGAGAGCACAGGAAAAATTGCGCCATGGTTCCCATTCGCTCTTACGGGAACAACTGCAGGGAGAGTGGGAGAAGCTCTCCGGTTCCGATCTGACAGTAGCGGCACAGGCGGGAGATGACTTTGCCCAGAAAATCCTGGCCGATACGGGGCGTTACCTGGGGATCGGCCTGGCAAACCTGGTTAATTTGCTCAACCCCAGACGTATCATTCTTAACGGCGGGGTTTTTGCCGCTGGTGATTATGTCCTGGATTCCCTGAAGAAAACGGTGCATGAACGGTCGCTCACTCTTCCAGCTGCCGATGTTACGATCGTGGTGTCTGACTTGGGCAAAAGAGCAGGCACCATCGGTGCTTCTACACTAGTATTAAAGAAGATGTTTCAACCGCAATAA
- the glpK gene encoding glycerol kinase GlpK → MLFNHHGEVKGVAQKEFTQYYPQPGWVEHDADEIWETTRQVVEEVLRKTGISYQALAAIGIANQRETTVVWDKHSGKPIHHAIVWQSRQSASICDQLKEQGLESRFREKTGLVIDPYFSGTKVKWLLDKVEGAREKAERGDLLFGTIDTWLIWKLTDGQAHVTDYSNASRTLMYNIYQLDWDDELLGALNVPRAMLPEVAPSSHVYGHTAGEWFNGAAIPIAGIGGDQQAALFGQACFEAGMAKNTYGTGCFMLMHTGEKAVRSQHGLLTTIAWGFDGRVEYALEGSIFVAGAAIQWLRDGLQILEKSADSEQYARRLSSNEGVYLVPAFVGLGAPYWDSNARGAMFGLTRGTGREHFARAALESLAYQTKDVLTAMEQDAGLQLQQLNVDGGAALNDFLMQFQSDMLEVTVKRPVVNETTALGAAYLAGLAVGYWESRDTIRENWTVDAEYRPQMEVEERTQLYQGWQDAVRRTMSQTEVKI, encoded by the coding sequence ATGCTGTTCAATCATCATGGTGAGGTAAAAGGGGTGGCCCAGAAAGAGTTTACCCAGTATTACCCGCAGCCGGGATGGGTAGAGCACGATGCGGATGAAATCTGGGAGACAACCCGCCAAGTGGTGGAGGAAGTACTGCGAAAAACCGGGATTTCCTATCAGGCACTTGCTGCTATCGGCATTGCCAACCAGCGGGAAACCACAGTCGTGTGGGACAAACACAGCGGTAAGCCGATCCACCATGCGATTGTGTGGCAAAGCCGCCAGTCGGCGTCTATTTGTGACCAGTTAAAGGAGCAAGGATTGGAAAGTCGCTTCCGGGAAAAAACGGGCCTCGTGATTGATCCTTATTTTTCCGGAACAAAGGTGAAGTGGCTGTTGGATAAAGTAGAAGGGGCCCGCGAAAAGGCGGAAAGGGGCGATCTTCTTTTTGGCACAATCGATACATGGCTGATCTGGAAACTAACCGACGGGCAAGCCCATGTTACCGATTACAGCAATGCATCTCGCACCTTGATGTACAACATCTATCAGTTGGATTGGGACGATGAGCTGTTAGGTGCGCTAAATGTTCCACGAGCGATGTTGCCGGAAGTGGCTCCCTCCAGCCATGTGTACGGACATACTGCGGGGGAGTGGTTCAACGGTGCAGCGATTCCTATCGCCGGAATTGGAGGTGACCAACAGGCGGCCTTATTCGGGCAAGCTTGTTTTGAAGCAGGGATGGCGAAAAATACGTATGGAACCGGTTGTTTTATGTTGATGCATACCGGAGAAAAAGCGGTCCGTTCCCAGCATGGGCTGTTAACCACCATCGCTTGGGGTTTTGACGGACGGGTGGAGTATGCGCTGGAGGGAAGTATTTTTGTGGCGGGCGCAGCGATCCAATGGTTGCGCGACGGGCTTCAGATCCTGGAGAAATCTGCCGACTCAGAACAGTATGCTCGCCGTCTCTCCTCCAATGAAGGGGTTTATCTGGTACCGGCCTTTGTGGGGCTGGGAGCCCCCTATTGGGACTCCAATGCACGGGGGGCCATGTTTGGATTGACGCGGGGTACCGGACGGGAGCATTTCGCTCGTGCGGCATTAGAATCCCTTGCGTACCAGACCAAAGACGTACTGACGGCGATGGAGCAAGATGCCGGTTTACAATTGCAACAATTAAATGTGGACGGTGGTGCCGCCCTAAACGATTTTTTGATGCAATTTCAATCCGATATGCTGGAAGTGACGGTTAAGCGACCGGTTGTCAATGAAACCACCGCCTTAGGCGCGGCTTATTTGGCAGGATTGGCCGTCGGCTATTGGGAGAGTCGGGATACCATCCGGGAGAACTGGACCGTCGATGCCGAGTACCGACCGCAAATGGAAGTGGAAGAGCGGACGCAGCTGTACCAAGGGTGGCAAGATGCTGTCCGACGTACCATGTCGCAGACCGAAGTGAAGATTTGA
- the gmk gene encoding guanylate kinase has translation MEKELKSKGLLIVLSGPSGAGKGTVCASLRKCLPELVYSVSATTRQPREGERDGVNYFFQTKEEFERMIHQGELLEWARFVDNYYGTPRGFVEEQLHNGKDVLLEIEVQGAKQVKERFPQGVFIFLLPPSMKELRNRLKERGTETDEVLWERLQAAREELAQIHNYDYVVVNDQVDAACDRIRSILMAEHLKRERLFQDQPDWLEGL, from the coding sequence ATGGAGAAAGAGTTGAAGAGTAAAGGATTATTAATTGTACTTTCCGGCCCTTCCGGAGCAGGTAAGGGAACCGTTTGTGCCTCTCTCAGAAAGTGTTTGCCTGAACTGGTGTATTCCGTTTCAGCTACCACTCGTCAGCCTCGTGAAGGGGAGAGGGATGGTGTCAACTACTTCTTTCAAACAAAAGAAGAGTTTGAAAGAATGATTCATCAGGGAGAACTGTTGGAATGGGCTCGGTTTGTTGATAATTATTATGGTACTCCACGGGGTTTTGTAGAAGAACAGTTGCATAACGGCAAAGACGTTCTCCTGGAGATTGAGGTCCAAGGGGCGAAACAAGTAAAGGAGCGTTTTCCGCAAGGGGTGTTTATCTTTCTTCTGCCTCCTTCGATGAAGGAGCTGCGGAACCGTTTAAAAGAACGTGGAACTGAGACGGATGAGGTATTGTGGGAACGGCTGCAAGCCGCGCGCGAGGAGTTGGCGCAGATCCATAACTACGATTATGTCGTGGTCAATGATCAGGTGGATGCTGCCTGTGATCGCATCCGTTCCATTCTGATGGCGGAACATCTAAAGCGGGAACGATTATTTCAAGATCAACCTGACTGGCTGGAGGGATTATAA